Proteins found in one Pseudomonas marvdashtae genomic segment:
- the argJ gene encoding bifunctional glutamate N-acetyltransferase/amino-acid acetyltransferase ArgJ, translating into MAVGLGPLPTLHPVAGFELGIASAGIKRPGRKDVVVMRCAEGSTVAGVFTLNAFCAAPVILAKQRVQGSVRYLLTNTGNANAGTGAPGLAAAERTCARLAELTGVDASQVLPYSTGVIGEPLPVEKIEGALQAALDDLSENNWAAAATGIMTTDTLPKGASRQFQHDGVTVTVTGISKGAGMIRPNMATMLGYIATDAKVSRQVLQDLMLDGANKSFNRITIDGDTSTNDCCMLIATGKANLPEITEASGPLFAALKQAVFEVCMEVAQAIVRDGEGATKFVTVQVNGGGNHQECLDVGYTVAHSPLIKTALFASDPNWGRILAAVGRAGVPELDVSKIDVFLGDVCIASKGARASTYTEAQGAAVMQQEEITIRIELGRGDCSETIWTTDLSHEYVKINAEYRT; encoded by the coding sequence ATGGCTGTTGGTCTTGGTCCGTTGCCAACGTTGCACCCGGTTGCCGGTTTTGAACTCGGCATTGCCTCGGCGGGCATCAAGCGCCCCGGGCGCAAGGACGTCGTGGTCATGCGTTGTGCCGAAGGCTCGACGGTGGCTGGCGTGTTCACGCTCAATGCCTTTTGCGCCGCGCCGGTCATCCTGGCCAAGCAGCGCGTGCAAGGGTCGGTGCGTTATCTGCTGACCAACACCGGCAACGCCAACGCCGGCACGGGCGCGCCAGGCCTGGCTGCCGCCGAGCGCACCTGCGCCAGGCTGGCGGAACTGACCGGCGTCGACGCCAGCCAGGTACTGCCGTATTCCACCGGCGTGATTGGCGAACCGCTGCCAGTTGAGAAGATCGAAGGCGCGTTGCAGGCCGCCCTCGATGACCTCTCGGAAAACAACTGGGCGGCGGCCGCCACCGGCATCATGACCACCGACACCCTGCCCAAGGGTGCGAGCCGCCAGTTCCAGCACGACGGCGTGACCGTTACCGTGACTGGCATCAGCAAAGGCGCGGGCATGATCCGCCCGAACATGGCGACCATGCTCGGCTACATCGCCACCGACGCCAAGGTCTCGCGCCAGGTGCTGCAAGACCTGATGCTCGACGGCGCGAACAAGTCGTTCAACCGCATCACCATCGACGGCGACACCTCCACCAATGACTGCTGCATGCTGATCGCCACGGGCAAGGCCAACCTGCCGGAAATCACCGAAGCCAGCGGTCCACTGTTCGCCGCCCTGAAGCAGGCCGTGTTCGAGGTGTGCATGGAAGTGGCCCAGGCGATCGTCCGTGACGGCGAAGGCGCGACCAAGTTCGTGACCGTGCAGGTCAACGGCGGTGGCAATCACCAGGAATGCCTGGACGTCGGCTACACCGTCGCGCATTCACCGCTGATCAAGACTGCATTGTTTGCCTCCGACCCGAACTGGGGCCGGATCCTTGCCGCCGTCGGCCGGGCTGGCGTGCCGGAGCTGGACGTGAGCAAGATCGACGTGTTCCTCGGCGACGTCTGCATCGCCAGCAAAGGCGCCCGCGCCTCCACCTATACCGAAGCCCAAGGCGCGGCGGTGATGCAGCAGGAAGAAATCACCATCCGCATCGAATTGGGGCGTGGCGATTGCAGCGAAACGATCTGGACCACCGACCTGTCCCACGAGTACGTGAAGATCAACGCTGAGTATCGGACTTAA
- a CDS encoding Nudix family hydrolase produces the protein MKRVHVAAAVIRDATGKILIARRADSQHQGGLWEFPGGKVEADESVETALARELHEELGIVVGAARPLIKVRHDYPDKQVLLDVWEVSTFTGEPHGAEGQPLAWVTTRELANYEFPAANQPIVAAARLPGEYLITPEGLETPALLRGMQKAIAGGIKLIQLRAPNGYDPKYRDLAVDAAGLCAGKAQLMLKGPFEWLGDFPSAGWHITAAQLHKHAAAGRPFGKDRWLAASCHNAEELSLAQQMDVDFVTLSPVQPTQTHPDAQPLGWEEAARLIDGFDKPVYLLGGVGPGEQQKAWAAGAQGVAGIRAFWPEA, from the coding sequence GTGAAACGAGTACACGTAGCGGCGGCGGTCATTCGTGACGCCACCGGCAAGATCCTCATCGCCCGACGGGCCGATTCCCAGCATCAAGGTGGCCTGTGGGAATTTCCTGGCGGCAAGGTCGAGGCGGATGAATCCGTTGAAACTGCCCTGGCCCGCGAACTGCATGAAGAGTTGGGCATCGTCGTCGGCGCTGCCCGACCGCTGATCAAGGTGCGTCACGATTATCCGGACAAACAGGTGTTGCTGGATGTCTGGGAAGTCTCGACCTTCACTGGCGAGCCCCATGGTGCCGAAGGACAACCGCTGGCCTGGGTGACCACTCGGGAGCTTGCGAACTACGAGTTTCCGGCGGCCAATCAGCCAATCGTCGCGGCGGCCCGATTGCCGGGCGAGTACCTGATTACCCCTGAAGGCCTGGAAACCCCGGCTCTGCTACGGGGGATGCAGAAAGCTATCGCCGGCGGGATCAAGCTGATCCAGCTGCGCGCCCCTAACGGCTATGATCCGAAATATCGCGATCTGGCGGTGGATGCCGCAGGGCTTTGCGCGGGCAAGGCCCAGTTGATGCTCAAGGGGCCGTTTGAATGGTTGGGCGATTTCCCTTCCGCGGGCTGGCACATCACCGCCGCGCAACTGCACAAGCACGCAGCGGCCGGCCGACCGTTCGGCAAGGATCGCTGGCTGGCGGCTTCTTGTCACAACGCCGAGGAATTATCCCTGGCGCAGCAGATGGACGTGGACTTCGTGACACTGTCGCCCGTACAGCCGACCCAGACCCATCCGGATGCACAGCCGTTGGGGTGGGAAGAAGCGGCGCGGTTGATCGATGGTTTCGATAAGCCAGTTTATTTGCTGGGCGGGGTCGGGCCTGGCGAGCAACAGAAAGCCTGGGCGGCCGGGGCCCAGGGCGTGGCGGGGATTCGGGCGTTCTGGCCTGAGGCTTGA
- a CDS encoding cob(I)yrinic acid a,c-diamide adenosyltransferase yields MGFRLSKIYTRTGDKGETGLGDGRRVAKDHPRVEAIGEVDTLNSQLGLLLAGLANEMGQYPALEEVVEVLAPCQHRLFDLGGELAMPAYQALNMAEVERLEAAIDVWNEELGPLENFILPGGSTLIAQAHVCRSLARGAERRCQQLNAVEPLAGPGLAYINRLSDLLFVAARIIARRQAIAEVLWQAAAKPAD; encoded by the coding sequence ATGGGTTTTCGCCTGTCGAAAATTTACACCCGCACCGGTGACAAAGGTGAAACCGGGTTGGGCGATGGCCGCCGCGTAGCGAAGGACCATCCACGGGTCGAGGCCATCGGCGAAGTGGATACGTTGAACAGCCAGCTGGGGTTGCTGCTGGCCGGGCTGGCCAATGAAATGGGCCAGTATCCGGCACTGGAGGAAGTCGTCGAGGTGCTGGCGCCCTGTCAGCACCGGTTGTTCGACCTGGGTGGCGAGCTGGCGATGCCGGCTTATCAGGCACTGAACATGGCGGAAGTCGAACGCCTGGAAGCGGCCATCGACGTATGGAACGAAGAACTGGGGCCGTTGGAGAATTTCATCCTGCCCGGTGGCTCGACCTTGATAGCCCAGGCCCATGTGTGCCGGAGCCTGGCCCGCGGCGCCGAGCGCCGCTGCCAACAGTTGAACGCCGTGGAGCCGTTGGCAGGGCCGGGGCTTGCCTATATCAATCGGTTATCGGACCTGCTGTTCGTAGCGGCGCGGATCATTGCCCGTCGCCAGGCAATTGCAGAAGTGCTTTGGCAGGCGGCAGCCAAGCCTGCGGACTGA
- a CDS encoding sensor histidine kinase has product MPLRQRLENLPVGQKLLAALLVLLTTVLLVANLTFISAAYYISQESMAPQALQTIGRLVANPSLISDALQSPQSAQRLLDELNSYAPLRAAALYDGRGERLAELQQGEKLRLPEHFRHMQTWQAGEFRSNQVITLPRPGTQPGHLLLVASSELPTAFYTGTLTASLGILIFSVLLWLIIAQQIKRLITQPIHQLEELSRQVTREENYSLRAGRGNHDEIGSLAEAFNTMLSRIEAREQQLKRARDDSQAAYDQAQGLAEETRHTNRKLELEVQVRSKIEKKLTGFQNYLNSIIDSMPSALIALDEQLYVTQWNQEASALSGTRLDEALNQPIFLAFEPLKPYLPQLKQTVEQHTVAKIERVTWTKDDEAKHYALTFYPLMGGAGRGVVIRIDDITQRLSLEEMMVQSEKMLSVGGLAAGMAHEINNPLGAILHNVQNIRRRLSAELPKNLDQAEQLGIELPVVNRYLESREIPQLLDGIQQAGARAAKIVTHMLSFSRRSTRQMAPCDLPALIDQAVEIAGNDFDLAIGFDFKGQAIIRQFDPNLGPVPGTANELEQVLLNLLKNAAQAIHQRQDDGEPGRIILRTRLNPPWAEIQVEDNGIGMSENVRKRTFEPFFTTKEIGQGTGLGLSVSYFIITNNHKGQMEVQSAPGQGTCFTLRLPLAGTSMVAQEHKQVER; this is encoded by the coding sequence ATGCCATTGCGCCAGCGCCTTGAAAACCTCCCGGTCGGCCAGAAACTGCTGGCGGCCCTGTTGGTATTGTTGACCACCGTTTTGCTGGTGGCGAACCTGACCTTCATCAGCGCGGCCTACTACATTTCCCAGGAAAGCATGGCCCCGCAGGCCTTGCAGACCATCGGCCGGCTGGTGGCCAACCCGAGCCTGATCTCCGACGCGCTGCAGTCGCCGCAAAGCGCCCAGCGCCTGCTCGATGAACTCAACAGCTATGCGCCCCTGCGGGCAGCGGCGCTGTATGACGGTCGGGGTGAACGCCTGGCCGAGTTGCAACAGGGCGAAAAGCTCAGGTTGCCGGAGCATTTTCGCCATATGCAAACCTGGCAGGCCGGGGAATTTCGCAGTAACCAAGTCATCACCCTGCCCCGTCCCGGTACCCAACCCGGCCATTTGTTGCTGGTCGCCAGCAGCGAATTGCCCACCGCCTTCTACACCGGCACGCTGACCGCCAGCCTCGGCATACTGATTTTCAGCGTGCTGCTGTGGTTGATCATTGCCCAGCAGATCAAGCGGCTGATTACCCAGCCGATTCACCAACTCGAAGAACTGTCGCGCCAGGTTACCCGCGAGGAAAACTATTCCCTGCGTGCCGGCCGTGGCAACCATGACGAGATCGGCAGCCTGGCCGAGGCGTTCAACACCATGCTGTCGCGGATCGAAGCTCGGGAGCAGCAGCTCAAGCGCGCGCGGGACGATTCCCAGGCGGCCTACGACCAGGCCCAGGGCCTGGCGGAAGAAACCCGCCACACCAACCGCAAGCTGGAGCTGGAAGTCCAGGTGCGCAGCAAGATCGAGAAAAAGCTCACGGGCTTCCAGAACTACCTCAACAGCATCATCGACTCCATGCCGTCGGCGCTGATCGCCCTCGACGAACAACTCTATGTCACCCAATGGAACCAGGAAGCCAGCGCCCTTTCCGGCACTCGGCTGGATGAGGCGTTGAACCAGCCGATCTTCCTCGCCTTCGAACCGCTCAAGCCCTATCTGCCACAGCTCAAGCAGACGGTCGAGCAGCACACGGTCGCCAAGATCGAACGCGTCACCTGGACCAAGGACGATGAAGCCAAGCACTACGCCCTGACTTTCTATCCGTTGATGGGCGGCGCCGGACGGGGCGTGGTGATCCGCATCGACGACATCACCCAGCGCCTGTCGCTGGAGGAAATGATGGTGCAGTCGGAAAAAATGCTCTCGGTGGGTGGCCTCGCAGCGGGCATGGCCCATGAGATCAACAACCCGCTGGGGGCGATCCTGCACAACGTGCAGAACATTCGCCGGCGCCTGTCGGCGGAACTGCCCAAGAACCTCGATCAGGCCGAGCAATTGGGGATCGAGTTGCCGGTGGTCAATCGCTACCTGGAAAGCCGGGAGATCCCGCAGTTGCTCGACGGCATCCAGCAGGCCGGCGCTCGCGCCGCCAAAATCGTCACCCACATGCTCAGCTTCAGCCGACGCAGTACCCGGCAGATGGCGCCCTGCGACCTGCCGGCGCTGATCGACCAGGCGGTGGAGATCGCCGGCAACGACTTCGACCTGGCGATTGGTTTCGACTTCAAGGGCCAGGCGATCATCCGCCAGTTCGACCCGAACCTGGGCCCGGTCCCCGGCACGGCCAACGAATTGGAGCAGGTGCTGCTGAACCTATTGAAGAACGCCGCCCAGGCCATTCACCAGCGCCAGGACGACGGCGAGCCCGGCCGCATCATCTTGCGTACCCGCCTGAACCCGCCGTGGGCGGAAATCCAGGTCGAGGACAATGGCATCGGCATGAGCGAAAACGTGCGCAAACGCACCTTCGAACCTTTCTTCACCACCAAGGAAATCGGCCAGGGTACGGGGCTCGGGCTGTCGGTGTCGTATTTCATCATTACCAACAACCACAAGGGCCAGATGGAAGTGCAATCAGCGCCGGGCCAAGGCACTTGCTTCACCTTGCGCCTGCCCCTGGCGGGCACTTCGATGGTGGCGCAAGAACACAAGCAAGTGGAGCGCTGA